A segment of the Arachis hypogaea cultivar Tifrunner chromosome 5, arahy.Tifrunner.gnm2.J5K5, whole genome shotgun sequence genome:
aaagttgttgttttccaatatttttaatataaaatatcgaGAACTAAAGACATAATATGATTCAATTCATATTATCCAAGACCCAAATCAGCCAAAACCACAAGTACACCAAGAATCATTTGTTTTCTCAATAACATTTGTCGGTCCAAAATCTGTAGTATAGCTGTAATATCATTGACCAAAATATATAAGACAACACATGTCTAAGACTGCAAATAAAAACAAGAAGATTGCACTTATTTTCAATGGattttatttatgcatatgacGTAAAGTGTTGACAACAAAGATATATAcaataaacaacaaaaaatacccAACTCCCTGAGGAAGATGCCACTTTTTTCATAACTTCTTAAGCTTAATTAGTAGATAATAAATATATAGAAATTTCTAACTAAAGCTAGTTGGCAATCATATACATGTACTTTCTCCCTATGACTGAACACCATGGTAAATTAGAAATGTGATTGTCCCAATATaagaagagaaatgttatttgtacatcaaaatcagtcactaaaattagttattaatatatttgtgtataaatatatacatgtgtaatttaatttatttttaatatatatttatattccagcatatattttatactgatagctgattttggtggttgattttggtgtacacgtaacatagcccataaaaatatataatatctgATTAAGAGAAAAGTTGGCATAAACTAAGCTATAGATAAGTAGAGATATcacaataaataattaactagttTTAAGACAAGTCCAATTCAACAACCACCCCCTAacctttcatttcattttcacaAAGAGGCCTACACACCAACTCTACCATCAAAAGTAAAAGCAACGAAACTACTCACATTAGAAACCAGAATTTGGAATGGAGGATCATGTTAGTAAAATTTGGAATTATTCCATTGAATGATCCACTACTTTattaaagaaaaactaaaagtctCTCTCTATATAGAAATCTTCTCTATTTGATATCATATCATCACCAACTACAACCTAAATAGAGACACATACATTATTAACACTACTTTCACACATCATATGATAGACAATTCTTGTGtgtgtcttctttttttttttccttctcttcaTCATATcatctcaaataataataataataatgctgctGAGAAGTTCAATTTCCAGCACCAAGAAGTTCTTCCAAAAAACCATAAAGAACTTCAaatctttcttctctcctccGGAATACTACCAAAGGCTTCCAAAATCGCCGCCGCGGCCGCCTCACCACAATAACCATAACCCCTTCTCTTATCCCTTGGACATGGACACCAACACCACCACAAGTTATCAAGAATTGGGCTTGgatcataatcatcatcacaatTACTACAACAGTGATTTCAATGAGGAATGGGACAATTCAGAACAagagaagaaagcaataatagtaAAGAGATCAAAACaagcagaaaagaagaagaatcatcATAATGAGGAATATGGCAACAGAAATCAGAAGAAGAAAGATTGTTCATCATTCATAGTGGAAGAGAAGCTGAGGGAATTGGAGATGCTGGACATAAGCAATGTGGAATATGTGCTTGACATTGAAGAGGTTCTTCACTACTATTCAAGACTCACTTGCCCTGCATACCTTCAAATTGTTGATAGCTTCTTCATGCAAATCTATTCTGAGTTCTTTGCTCCTCCACTAATTAtttaacatcatcatcatcagtgaCGAGTTTAATTTCTTCTTAACTATATGGCTTTATATTTGTCATATATCTTTCCTTTAACTTGTTTTGAATTTACCCTTTTCAGATTGTTTTATTGGCTTCatgatttattattaattattcttaagtttttctttttatattatgtGCATGGAATCATGGATGATAAACACATGTCTTTGTTTTCTGCTTCTTTGTCTAATtcattatatatttttgatgatcaaatgtattatatatatgcatgccacACACTTTAGATAGAGAATTAATTAAGGATATATACTTCATCATTATAGTAgctctttaatttcaatttcaagatgGTTTTATCATTGcttatattattgatattatattatatttaaatatcagTACTTAGagggaaaaaaatattttgagtgtAAAAATAAAACcgcaacaaaaaatattaataatgtaaAGGAAAGTATTCATACAGAAGAGAATACATACAATATTtaggttttaattttatttatttatttatttgtggaAGATGCTGTCTCCTAATTCCTAACAACAATAAATTAGATAGATTTCAAGTACGGAAACAACTCTAATAACTCATATTAAGCGTGTAAGAACAAAATTTATACTATATAAGAGGCAATTGATGATGAAGAAAGGTACCAAATTCATGTTTGTAGTGTATAGATCAGAAATGCTTGACTTGCAAACATGCTAAGGTCTGAAATTGATAGTGTTTGCAcgtttcatatttttatattcgAAAACATTAAGGTAGTAAtacttttagaataaaaaataaaaatgggcTAATAATATTGATTTAGATGCAAAGTAAACATAAACGATAttagttatttaatatttttcttatatataaaaCTCTTTTATTAATTAAGAATCAAGTTTTTCTAAAGTTAaagaacttaataaaataaaaaaaaatttaatcacgTTTGTATTAAGAGAATGGagtaatataaaaattacaaaatattattttttattttttatgttattattttataatttttctctcaGAAAAAATTATGCACCCTATGATTATAGATTTATAGGACTAATTCTAGTTCagactctgattttttttttttccattttttcatGAAAAGTCAATATTCTTGCTCACAAGTCACAACACATAAATTATCTTGGTGGAAACAAAGCTCAGTATTTGGGAGATCCTCTACTACACTACtaccattatttttttttcaaggcaGTACTATCCTTTTTTTTGGTTAGGGAAGGCAGTACTACCATTATCTATTCTACATGTGGTTGAAGTCTTTTAAGCCCATTAATTGAAAGCCCAGTTAGTATAGTATTccctttacttttatttattacatgTGATCCATTTTCCATTTGGGCCATAGCCCAATATATGTGATGGTGATAGAGAGTAGCACAGAGTTGAGCttgactttaaaataaaaaacagagtAGAGTCGAGAACAATTATTCCAGTATTAGTAAACCAAAACCAACATGGTCGACTCTAGCCCACTTAAATAAATGTCGGAAGTTCGAATTccattttatacatataataatcTATTGATCACTTGACCAACGACAAGCTTTTAAATAGAATTTCAAATTATACGATAGATTAATTCTTAACCTGTCAGATCGagaaatatagataaaaaaatgctgatcaaaaaaataaaaaaaggcacCAATGTTGGTGAAATGTAAATTAACGGCCAGATGTATCAGAAATTTGATCTATACAATTTATACTCACTGTGTCGATTTAAACAAGTGTGGCATttcataaattaataatttgtGTTTGGAGTCCCGTATGTAACGTTAATTCCTTTCACCAACATtgtgtaaaaactaaaaaggcAAGGGACCATTGAATCCTTATTTATTAATGTGCTTGGCTCCTATTAAGACTACAAAAAATGTTAAGTGCagcaatttttgtaatttgtagccaCTAAATAAtcattaatgatatttttaatggtgtgagattttatctaatagtatgagattactcattttttttgCTAGTTATATGATGttcagaatttaataaagttactGATCTGTTAAACTTTTCCTAAGACTATAACTTAgttgattttttgtttgttgggtttttttttttcagtaatacataaaaaaaatttaaattatcttatttaatatttattaaatataacagtaattaataaatattaaataagacatacAAATTTTGAATTgttttatctaaatttttttcgtctctcaaatattaattttttttccaattagtATTCAGATTCATCATCACTATTTTAACATAGGGTATTTCTATTTCGTTTCATGACTCAAACTTAAGACAACTAAAAGAAGGCGATGAATTTCGCAATTTGCTTATATCAGATTGTTGATCTTGAATAATGTCAATGAAACAAATAAAATTGCCACATTGGGTTAtttagaaagaaaacaaaagaatgaCGCATAGGGTGAAAGATACGTCCAAAAGAGACGAAGATACAGGAGATATAATGGTTTATATATctttttctattaatttaaattaaacttttaaaataaataatcttgTGACAATTTATATGACtagtaaaaagttaaaaaaaaataataataagaatcctACTACCACACACTTGTGCACGCCCTCACACACGTACACTTTCTTATACACACAAATATTGAAGCTACAAATATTCATATTCTAAGAgattaaatttataaatgtgCTTTTGGATTGAGTTAAAACAGAGAGTCAATTTCCACACTCTTAACCAAGCTAGCTAGCCTCATTCACAAGAAGATTCCACAAGTATCTAATCGATATTCCAAGAATATTGGGTCAATGTCACTAGCTAAGATAAGTAGTGATGAGTTGGATAGCGTTCCCTTTTCTT
Coding sequences within it:
- the LOC112803826 gene encoding uncharacterized protein, yielding MLLRSSISSTKKFFQKTIKNFKSFFSPPEYYQRLPKSPPRPPHHNNHNPFSYPLDMDTNTTTSYQELGLDHNHHHNYYNSDFNEEWDNSEQEKKAIIVKRSKQAEKKKNHHNEEYGNRNQKKKDCSSFIVEEKLRELEMLDISNVEYVLDIEEVLHYYSRLTCPAYLQIVDSFFMQIYSEFFAPPLII